The sequence below is a genomic window from Tenacibaculum tangerinum.
TTTTTTTGATTTAACCAAGTACATGGAAAAAAACGAAGAGTTTGGTGAATTTTGGAAACTGATTTATGAAGAATATTTGCTTTCAAAAAGACTTATATTAAAAGTAACAGGATACGCTGAGCTTATGGAAAATCAACCTGTAAGTAAAGCTTCTATTCATATTAGAGAGAATATAGTATTGCCACTATTAACAATACAACAATACGCTTTAAAAGAAATTCAAAAACTAGAAAAAGAAACAACTGTTAATACTAATAAACAAGAAATATTTGAAAAGATAGTAACACGCTCTCTATTTGGTAACATTAACGCTAGTAGAAACTCGGCTTAATTCTGCTTGATTATGCAAAACAACACTTTATAAAAACAAAAAACCTCAATCTATTAAAAGATTGAGGTTTGTTTTTTAAAGAAAGGCGACGACCTACTCTCCCACCAGTGGCAGTACCATCGGCGCTAATGGGCTTAACTTCTCTGTTCGGAATGGTAAGAGGTGAGCCCCATTGCGATAATCACCTTAAGTTTTGAGTTGGAAAGTTTCTTGGTTTATAAAGTGTAAAAGTTATCTACTAACTTTTTAACTTTTAACTACCTAACTTTTCAACTGCAGCTCTTTCGCTGCTTATAAGTTAACATACTAGTAAAATCATATCATAAATCATCAAAGAGTTTCGCTCCCCCTTCCTTTACAAAAAAGGGGGAGGCTTTATACATAAGCCTATGGGTTATTAGTACTACTCGGCTACATACATTACTGCACTTACACCTATAGCCTATCAACGTGGTGATCTTCCACGACCCTTTAAAGAAATCTCATCTTGTGGTGGGTTTCGCGCTTATATGCTTTCAGCGCTTATCCCTTCCCGACGTAGCTACTCTGCAGTGCCCCTGGCGAGACAACAGATACACTAGAGGTCAGTCCAACTCGGTCCTCTCGTACTAAAGTCAGATCCACTCAAATTTCTAACGCCCACAGCAGATAGAGACCGAACTGTCTCACGACGTTCTGAACCCAGCTCGCGTGCCACTTTAATGGGCGAACAGCCCAACCCTTGGGACCTTCTCCAGCCCCAGGATGTGACGAGCCGACATCGAGGTGCCAAACCCCCCCGTCGATGTGAGCTCTTGGGGGAGATCAGCCTGTTATCCCCGGAGTACCTTTTATCCTTTGAGCGATGGCCCTTCCATGCGGAACCACCGGATCACTATGCTCTACTTTCGTACCTGATCGACCTGTATGTCTCTCAGTCAAGCTCCCTTATGCCATTGCACTCTACGCACGGTTACCAAGCGTGCTGAGGGAACCTTTAGAAGCCTCCGTTACTCTTTTGGAGGCGACCACCCCAGTCAAACTACCCACCACGCACTGTTCTCATTGCTGAGTTAGGCTCTAGATAAGCAAAGGGTGGTATTTCAAGGATGACTCCACAACGCCTAGCGACGCCGCTTCATAGTCTCCCACCTATCCTACACATTACTTATCCAAAGTCAATACGAAGCTATAGTAAAGGTTCACGGGGTCTTTTCGTCCCGCTGCGGGTAATCGGCATCTTCACCGATACTACAATTTCACCGAGCTCATGGCTGAGACAGTATCCAGATCGTTGCACCATTCGTGCAGGTCGGAACTTACCCGACAAGGAATTTCGCTACCTTAGGACCGTTATAGTTACGGCCGCCGTTTACTGGGGCTTCATTTGATTGCTTCGTATTGCTACTAACAACTCCACTTAACCTTCCAGCACCGGGCAGGTGTCAGGCCTTATACATCATCTTTCAATTTAGCAAAGCCCTGTGTTTTTGATAAACAGTCGCCTGGATCTTTTCACTGCGGCCAACATTGCTGTTGGCGACTCTTCTCCCGAAGTTACGAGTCTATTTTGCCTAGTTCCTTAGCCATGAATCTCTCGAGCACCTTAGAATTCTCATCCCAACTACCTGTGTCGGTTTACGGTACGGGTTCTTATAAACTGAAGCTTAGAGGGTTTTCTTGGAAGCCTTTAGGCACACTATCCACGCATCCGAAGACTTGTGGTACTATCGTACTTCAGCTAGATCTGCGGATTTGCCTACAAATCTAATACCTACATACTTCAACGAACTATTCCGTCAGTTCGCGGTGCTTTCATTACTCCGTCACCCCATCGCATTTATAAGAAGTACAGGAATATTAACCTGTTGTCCATCGACTACTCCCTTCGGATTCGCCTTAGGTCCCGACTAACCCTCAGCTGATTAGCATCGCTGAGGAAACCTTAGTCTTTCGGTGAGGGGGTTTCTCGCCCCCTTTATCGTTACTTATGCCTACATTTTCTTTTCTATACGTTCCAGCATACCTCACAGTAAACCTTCTACACATATAGAATGCTCCCCTACCACTTATATAAGTCCATAGCTTCGGTAATATGTTTATGCCCGATTATTATCCATGCTCGACCGCTCGACTAGTGAGCTGTTACGCACTCTTTAAATGAATGGCTGCTTCCAAGCCAACATCCTAGCTGTCTGGGCAGTCAAACCTCGTTTCTTCAACTTAACATATATTTGGGGACCTTAGCTGATGGTCTGGGTTCTTTCCCTCTCGGACATGGACCTTAGCACCCATGCCCTCACTGCTGATAAACATTTTATAGCATTCGGAGTTTGTCAGGAATTGGTAGGCGGTGAAGCCCCCGCATCCAATCAGTAGCTCTACCTCTATAAAACTCTTAATCAACGCTGCACCTAAATGCATTTCGGGGAGTACGAGCTATTTCCGAGTTTGATTGGCCTTTCACCCCTACCCACAGGTCATCCAAAGACTTTTCAACGTCAACTGGTTCGGTCCTCCACGGTGTGTTACCACAGCTTCAACCTGCCCATGGGTAGATCACTCGGTTTCGCGTCTACTACTACTAACTATAGCGCCCTATTCAGACTCGCTTTCGCTGCGGCTGCACACCTGAAGTGCTTAACCTTGCTAGTAACAGTAACTCGTAGGCTCATTATGCAAAAGGCACGCCGTCACACAGTAAATGTGCTTCGACCGCTTGTAGGCGTACGGTTTCAGGTTCTATTTCACTCCCTTACTTAGGGTTCTTTTCACCTTTCCCTCACGGTACTAGTTCACTATCGGTCTTTCAGGAGTATTTAGCCTTACCGGATGGTCCCGGCAGATTCATACAGGATTACTCGTGTCCCGCACTACTCAGGGTACTGCTATATCCTCTTCGATTACCTTTACGAGACTATCACTCTCTATGGTTCGTCTTTCCAAACGATTCTAGTTCTCTTAGATTCTAATGTCGCAGCCCTACAACCCCAATATTGCCGTAACAATATTGGTTTGGGCTAATCCGCGTTCGCTCGCCACTACTAACGGAATCACTTTTGTTTTCTCTTCCTCTGGTTACTTAGATGTTTCAGTTCACCAGGTTCGCCCCACTTACGTGGTAATACATCTTCAATGTATTGGGTTGCCCCATTCGGAAATCTACGGATCAATAGGTATGTGCCCCTCACCGTAGCTTATCGCAGCTTATCACGTCCTTCTTCGCCTCTGAAAGCCTAGGCATCCTCCATACGCCCTTATTTAGCTTATTGTACTTTTTGCTGTAGTATCTCTACTACAACGAGCTCTTTTATATATTTAAAAATTTAAAAATTGAACTATTCAATAATTAAAATCTTAAATCTTGATTCTTATAAAAAATATCTTGTTAGATTATTAATCTAACGCTCTATCTTGATTCTTTACGATATCATTTTACCAATATGTCAATGAACGTGGCGAATCGCCACTGATAAGTATTATCAGCGCAATTCGTGCAGTACTCTGAAACAATGTATATTGTCTCGAGGCACTGCCTCGTGGAGAATATCGGAGTCGAACCGATGACCTCTTGCGTGCAAGGCAAGCGCTCTAGCCAGCTGAGCTAATCCCCCATTTGAAATTCAGAATTATGAATTCAGAATTACGAATTTAGAATTCCCTAGCTCCTAGAATTTCCTTTCTTAACTAAATATCTTAATCTATCTCTCAATCTTTGAATTTTTAAATCCTTTAATATTTCAATGTTTGAATTCTTAAATCTTTAAATCCTTCAATAAATTGTAGTCTCGGGCAGACTCCCCTCGGCTACGCTCGGGATAAACTTCTCGTCTGTCTCGACTATTAAGTAGTCTCGGGCAGACTCGAACTGCCGACCTCTACATTATCAGTGTAGCGCTCTAACCAGCTGAGCTACGAGACTTTTTTTAGCCTTTAGCTTGTAATTCTCAGATATTAGTACCAATACTAACAACCAAAAACTATCAACTAACAACTAACTTAAGATCTTAGTCTATTTCTTTAAAATTAACAGCAAAAGAGTAAAATGTACCTCTATTGTAACTCACCATCTTTCTCTAGAAAGGAGGTGTTCCAGCCGCACCTTCCGGTACGGCTACCTTGTTACGACTTAGCCCTAGTTACCAGTTTTACCCTAGGCAGCTCCTCTCGGTAACCGACTTCAGGCACCCCCAGCTTCCATGGCTTGACGGGCGGTGTGTACAAGGCCCGGGAACGTATTCACCGGATCATGGCTGATATCCGATTACTAGCGATTCCAGCTTCACGGAGTCGAGTTGCAGACTCCGATCCGAACTGTGATATGGTTTATAGATTCGCTCCTATTCGCATAGTGGCTGCTCATTGTCCATACCATTGTAGCACGTGTGTAGCCCAGGACGTAAGGGCCGTGATGATTTGACGTCATCCCCACCTTCCTCGCGGTTTGCACCGGCAGTCTCGCTAGAGTCCTCAGCTTTACCTGCTAGCAACTAACGATAAGGGTTGCGCTCGTTATAGGACTTAACCTGACACCTCACGGCACGAGCTGACGACAACCATGCAGCACCTTGTAAAGTGTCCGAAGAAAAAGGTATCTCTACCCCTGTCACTCTACATTTAAGCCCTGGTAAGGTTCCTCGCGTATCATCGAATTAAACCACATGCTCCACCGCTTGTGCGGGCCCCCGTCAATTCCTTTGAGTTTCAATCTTGCGATCGTACTCCCCAGGTGGGACACTTATCACTTTCGCTTAGTCACTGAGCCTAAACCCAACAACTAGTGTCCATCGTTTACGGCGTGGACTACCAGGGTATCTAATCCTGTTCGCTCCCCACGCTTTCGTCCATGAGCGTCAGTATATACGTAGTAGACTGCCTTCGCAATCGGTATTCTAAGTAATATCTATGCATTTCACCGCTACACTACTTATTCTATCTACTTCCGTATAACTCAAGTCAACCAGTATCAAAGGCAGTTCCATAGTTAAGCTATGGGATTTCACCTCTGACTTAATTGACCGCCTGCGGACCCTTTAAACCCAATGATTCCGGATAACGCTTGCACCCTCCGTATTACCGCGGCTGCTGGCACGGAGTTAGCCGGTGCTTATTCTTACGGTACCGTCAAATAACTACACGTAGCTACGTTTCTTCCCGTATAAAAGCAGTTTACAACCCATAGGGCAGTCTTCCTGCACGCGGCATGGCTGGTTCAGAGTTGCCTCCATTGACCAATATTCCTCACTGCTGCCTCCCGTAGGAGTCTGGTCCGTGTCTCAGTACCAGTGTGGGGGATAATCCTCTCAGACCCCCTACCTATCGTTGCCATGGTAAGCCGTTACCTTACCATCTAGCTAATAGGACGCATAGTCATCTTGTACCGATAAATCTTTAATAAAAAAGTGATGCCACTTCTCTATACCATGGAGTATTAATCTTCATTTCTAAAGGCTATCCTCCTGTACAAGGCAGATTCTATACGCGTTACGCACCCGTTCGCCGGTCGCCATCTTCCCGAAAGAAATGCTGCCCCTCGACTTGCATGTGTTAAGCCTGCCGCTAGCGTTCATCCTGAGCCAGGATCAAACTCTTCATTGTATAATCTTTAATATTATAAATGTTAAGTTCCAAAAGAATTTACGAAAATCTAATCTCTTAAACTTTCTGTGGTAATTCTACTCTTTAATTACGCTGTCAATTTCAATATTTTTCAATGAACTTGGCCTGTCGCTAATAACAAACTTAAACTTGTATCTTTAACTAAACCTTTTGTAGAAATACTAGAATCGAACTAGTGGCATATCGCCTTCCAAAATTTCTTTATCTATATCGCTCTCTAAAAGCGGATGCAAATATATAAACTATTTTTATTCTGACAAAAACTTTTTTAAGTTTTTTTTCGTTTATACTACCGCACTATTTTAATGAACTCACTCCCTAAAAAAACAGGATTGCAAAGATACTTACTTTACGAACTACTATGCAAGAAAATGCTAAACTTTTTTTATCCTTTTTCTATACCCTATTCCTATGAACTGTCGCTAACTTCTATGCATACCGCTTTTCCGTTTGCGGGTGCAAATATAGAACCCTTTTCCTTATCAACAATGAGTTTTTTAAACTTTTTTAAAACATTTTTGTAACTTACTTAATCACAAATTCTTACATTTAAATATTATTAAGCATTGATTTACCAGAATAGGAAAAACCACTTATAATTCTAATGTAAAAACCTATGAATAGATATTTGTTTACTTGATTTTTTTAGTTAATTTTAGAACACCCTAATTCTAGAGGTGAAGGTTTCATTTTATAGAAAACCTTCTTTTAATAGGGTTGACTGGAAATCAAAGGGACTAAAAACATATTAGAGAACGAAGCTAGATAGTTTTTTAATATAGAAGACTTAATTAGCTATTAAATTAAAATTGCTTTTATACTACAAAACCAAATAACCCCGAATTTTATTAATGAAACAACTTCTATACTTATAACGATGCTTTGTAATAAAAACACCTTCACATTTTTATTATTTTCACTAATTAGCACACTTTGTATTGCTCAGGAATTCATTTACGAAAAACTAGGAGTAGATGAAGGACTACCAAGCTCTCAAGTGTACGATGCTTATCAAAGCAAAGAGGGTTATATATGGTTTGCTACTGACAAGGGAATATCTAGATATAACGGCTATGAGTTTGATAATTTCGACACCAATGATGGTTTAACTGGAAACGTAATATTACGCTTTTATCCTCAAAAAAATGGACAAATATGGTGCTATTCCTTTCATAACAAATCGCTTTTTCATTTTGATGAAGTATTTAAGGGTTTTAAACCCTACAAATACAACAATATACTCGCCAAAAACCTATCAACTGACAGTATCATAAAAAGCGTTTATATTGACGCTGCAAATAATTTGCATATAGGTGGATCAAGCATTGATGGAGAGTTGGTCATAGATCAAAAAGGGGTGGTTACAAATAATTATACCACCGAAGATTATTTTCATACTGATGCAACCTCTGAAAAAAGAATCGTACTTGAGGAGGCTAAAGATGTCCTAGACAACTCATTTTTTTCTCGACAAGTGACACTATTAAAATCAACACAAGTATATCTTCAAAACACACTGGTGCTCGTATCATGGCTGATTGGTTAGCACCTCAAAAAGTAGGTATCTTTACAAATGATAGTATCGTATCAATTGTACATAAAAACAACAAAAGTATTTTTCTAAAAGAAAAATACTCTCCAATAGCTATTAAAACTATTGATACTACACGTTTTTTTATTGGGTATGAATTTGGAGGTGGGAAAATCACAAACCAAAGGGGACGTATTTTAAAATCATTCTTAGAAGGCAAATCTGTTACCGACTTATTAATAGACCATGAAGGGGGGTATTGGTTTACCACCCTAAACTCTGGGGTATACTACGTTAAAAAACCATCAGTCAATATATATAATATTGCCAACCAAACCAACAATCATGTGAGTAGCCTAGCAAAAACAAAAGAGAAAGAGCTTTTAATTGGATACAATAATGGTAACATTCAAAAAATACTAAAAAACAGGCGTTCTATATCATTAGATACACCCAAAGGTAACCAACGTGCATTTGTTGAGAACAATCCTGTATCTAATACAACATATCTTTACAATACCGACGGCCTTATAAGTACCTCTACTAAAAAGAAGCTACTAGAAGAATATATATTGAAAATCTCAGAACCCATTGACAGTGCTGTTTTTATCTCAGGCACTAAACATTTTTATGCAATAAAGAGGAATAAAATCGCTGTAACGTACAAAAATTTGCCTTACAGGATTCACGATGTAACCACATGGAATAAAGACACCATTCTCAGCACCCCTTTAGGTGTTTTTAAATTCAATAGCGATAGCATTACTCCTTTATCAAAACAATCGACACTTTTTAATTTCAGGAGTGACGATATAGATGTGAGCAGAAATAAAAAAACCTTATACATTGCTACTCAAAATGCAGGATTGGTAATTAATGACGCTAATCACACTTACAATATCACTAAAAAAAATGGATTATATAGCGACATCATTAACGAAGTCTCTATTGAAAATGACTCTACAGTATGGTTGTGCACAAATAAGGGTATAAATAGAATTGTTTTTAGCAAAAACCATTATCAAGTTACTGGAATTGATAAAAAACAAGGGCTACTTAGTGATGAAATTGAAGACCTAGAAATTATAAATGATACCGTTTGGGCAGGAACCAAACAAGGATTGTGCTTTTTTCCAAAAAATCAACTCTTACCTACAAACTACAATAACAGTTATTTTAAGCTTAAGAAAGTATACCTAAATAATAATTCGAAAGACAGCATTAAAGATAACGCCAAACTATCTTATAAGGAAAATGAAATTGATTTTATTGTAGAAGGAATCTCTTTTGCAAATAAGGAGAACTTGCATTATCAGTACAGGTTGAACAATCATCGATTTTGGACTTCCACCAGAGAAAGAAAAATTCACTTTTCATCATTACCCCCCAACGACTATACTTTCGAAGCTAAAATGTGTTTCAACAGCAATAAGTGTTCAGAGAAAATAGTATCTTACTCCTTTAGTATTCTCCCTCCCTTTTGGAAGACAGGCTGGTTTAAAATAATTTGTGCAGTAGCTATTTGTATTCTCATTTATATATTCTTTAGAATACGAGTACTTACCTATAATAAAGACATTGTAAGAGAACTATTACGAGTATTACTAAAATACTTAAAAAGAAAAGAAGATATCTATTTTTCTTTTAAAGAGAACGGTAATGAAGTACGAATTAAATCACAAGACATACTATATATAAAATCTTCAGGAAATTACATAGATATTTTTACAAAAGACAAAACACATACGGTTCGTATGAATATTGGTAAATTCTTAGACCACATTCCTGACAAACTTGAATATATACGCATCCATCGTTCGTATATTGTTCGGATAGATAAAATTACTTCTAAATCTAAAGACAAACTAAAAATTAACGATATACAACTTCCTGTAAGTCAAAGCTACCTTAAAAACTTACAAAATATTCATTTTTAAGCACGAATAGTTCGTACCTAAAATACATAGCATTCGTACCAGCCTCATTTTAGCTGGTAACTATTTTAGCGGCTATCGGTAACAAAAGGGAATAAAGACACTGTCATGTATTTATAATTAAAATAGATTTGAAATAGTAATCATTTAAAAAATTTTAATTATGAAAAAATTAGTATTAATAATATTTGTAACAATAGGATTATTGGCTTGTAAAGAAGAAGAATCTATAATAACAGAAAATGATGCATTAAATATTCTCCAAGACAATAAGACACCACAAGAGTCAAAAATATTTGATTCAGACATAATAACTGAAGCTCAATTTGACTATATGTATTCTCTTCCATCATACAATATCGAAGAACTCAAAAGAGAATTAGAAAAATTAAGTCATGTAGCTAGCTTGAGGTCAGGAAATGTTTGGGGAATTGGTTTAAGTAATCATGTATATAAATGGAACGGAACATATTGGTATCAACCAAATACAGCAGCAAGATTAAAATTTGTTGAAGTTTCAAAACTCAATGATGGTAGTGTCTGGGGAATAGGCTTGAATAATCATGTATATCGATGGAATGGACAACATTGGTACCAGCCTAATACTGCTGCTAGGTTATATTTTATTTCTCCTCAATCATCTATGGTAGCTTTTGGAATAGGTGGTGAAGGAAAACTCTTCATAACGACTAATGGAGGTATAAATTGGTTGCGATTTACAAATGTAGAACGTGCAACTTGGATTTCAAGTGGTGATTTTTTACATCCTTTAACGATAAAAATAGACGACGACAAACTATCTCAATTCAATGTTTTTACATCTGTATTCGACGCAATAATTACTCCTTACACTTATGGAAGGAGACATTCGTCAATGACAGTTGAAGGTGGTTTATGGTCTATTGATTGGCACTATAGAGTATACAAAAGTCTAGATGGAGTTTCATTGCTTCAACCTAACCCAGCTGCTAGACTTCGTCAAATTTCTAGTAATAATTCAGATATAGCTTGGGGTATTGATTTAGAGAATAAAGTATATAAAACAGAAAATTCGGGAGAATGGTGGTTTCAACCTAATAGTGCTGCTCGTTTACAATATGTATCTGCAGCATGGTAATCTAAAATAAAAGCCGAATACTATAATAAATAGTTAACATTTAAGTATGGTCTAAAAACTCAAAAATTATCACAATGAAAAAAATATTTTTATCAATAATTTTCCTTATTAATTATACAATATTGTATGGACAAACTGAATGCTGTACTGAAACAACTAATTTAATTAAGAATGGAGATTTTGAACACGGTTCTCAACCAACTAACACTTCCAATAATATTGATTTAGCATCTTATTGGAATCCCATATGGAGTTATGGTAACCAAGCAGACCTTTATGATGAAAATCATTCTGCTGTTGGTAATCCACCAAGTCCTATGGACGGAAATTACGCCTCGTGCTGGATTGACAATAGAGTAGGAGACGCTACTTATAGAGAGGGCATGCAAGTAAAGTTGGGGTATAATGGATCACCTATAACTATTTTACCCAATACAGGAGATTATAATATGTCATTTGAGTTAGCTAGTTTGTATGGCTTTGGAAACGCAGAAATAGGTATATATGGAGTTTATAATCCACAGAACTCATTAGCCCCTACTCCAACATCTTCACATGCTCCAACTAATTTAGATTTATTTGGCGCAAACAATACCGTATTGTTAGAAACCATTCCTGTGCCTACTAACGCAAACAGTAATAAACAATTAATCTCAATTAGTTTTCCAACCAATTCAGCAAACTTCCCTAACAACGGAATAACACATATATTTATAACCAGAAGTAGTACGGTTTTACAAGGAGGTTACTATGTTGCTTTTGACAACTTTTGTATTTATAATAGAGAAGATGCGCCGAACCAAAGCAAGATAAAGTTTTCGAACACATATCAAAAAATAAAACAATTACC
It includes:
- a CDS encoding LytTR family DNA-binding domain-containing protein, producing the protein MADWLAPQKVGIFTNDSIVSIVHKNNKSIFLKEKYSPIAIKTIDTTRFFIGYEFGGGKITNQRGRILKSFLEGKSVTDLLIDHEGGYWFTTLNSGVYYVKKPSVNIYNIANQTNNHVSSLAKTKEKELLIGYNNGNIQKILKNRRSISLDTPKGNQRAFVENNPVSNTTYLYNTDGLISTSTKKKLLEEYILKISEPIDSAVFISGTKHFYAIKRNKIAVTYKNLPYRIHDVTTWNKDTILSTPLGVFKFNSDSITPLSKQSTLFNFRSDDIDVSRNKKTLYIATQNAGLVINDANHTYNITKKNGLYSDIINEVSIENDSTVWLCTNKGINRIVFSKNHYQVTGIDKKQGLLSDEIEDLEIINDTVWAGTKQGLCFFPKNQLLPTNYNNSYFKLKKVYLNNNSKDSIKDNAKLSYKENEIDFIVEGISFANKENLHYQYRLNNHRFWTSTRERKIHFSSLPPNDYTFEAKMCFNSNKCSEKIVSYSFSILPPFWKTGWFKIICAVAICILIYIFFRIRVLTYNKDIVRELLRVLLKYLKRKEDIYFSFKENGNEVRIKSQDILYIKSSGNYIDIFTKDKTHTVRMNIGKFLDHIPDKLEYIRIHRSYIVRIDKITSKSKDKLKINDIQLPVSQSYLKNLQNIHF
- a CDS encoding two-component regulator propeller domain-containing protein translates to MLCNKNTFTFLLFSLISTLCIAQEFIYEKLGVDEGLPSSQVYDAYQSKEGYIWFATDKGISRYNGYEFDNFDTNDGLTGNVILRFYPQKNGQIWCYSFHNKSLFHFDEVFKGFKPYKYNNILAKNLSTDSIIKSVYIDAANNLHIGGSSIDGELVIDQKGVVTNNYTTEDYFHTDATSEKRIVLEEAKDVLDNSFFSRQVTLLKSTQVYLQNTLVLVSWLIG
- a CDS encoding tectonin domain-containing protein translates to MKKLVLIIFVTIGLLACKEEESIITENDALNILQDNKTPQESKIFDSDIITEAQFDYMYSLPSYNIEELKRELEKLSHVASLRSGNVWGIGLSNHVYKWNGTYWYQPNTAARLKFVEVSKLNDGSVWGIGLNNHVYRWNGQHWYQPNTAARLYFISPQSSMVAFGIGGEGKLFITTNGGINWLRFTNVERATWISSGDFLHPLTIKIDDDKLSQFNVFTSVFDAIITPYTYGRRHSSMTVEGGLWSIDWHYRVYKSLDGVSLLQPNPAARLRQISSNNSDIAWGIDLENKVYKTENSGEWWFQPNSAARLQYVSAAW